One window of Aspergillus oryzae RIB40 DNA, chromosome 3 genomic DNA carries:
- a CDS encoding Zn(II)2Cys6 transcription factor (predicted protein), with protein sequence MPRKKAADRVGPVKTRSRSGCKECRASRVRCDTQKPICTRCRERGLVCSTQLVLKWESEFVSRGLAFGRAGVWSKSGSQSKTSPSSASLLDDDQEWCDIPFVESWGFVNSGVSTFEQPDQVNVACDELNAVVVRDKGKGRLAVKSSWPALVDISEYGPILQQLPQPTASLSLFPPVTGQNQGHLFEYYLQQVCPRTTASSKLSSPFASIILPFCLSASPILFKAIQALGACHWSRFDPTYGVIGLHLMSEALRGLRHRLATEGTLSCSTDPEVLAIMMMLCLYEIVDNCDERWTIHLKGAKDLIRLRRQQTMLSKPRGAQDPITTFAELFFAFQDVMGRTACGEEVLFGSDYWQENERNIDLWMGCSPELVSILSSITELSRTRRQLTSDSARAAFSLRAASLGHKLENLVQEIDGDDDGDDQTLQTAAELKRLAAVLYLHCALHGASPSTPLVVTYVRKILRLVSDLLDSGSLVSMTWPVFVAAVELDPLHDEVWSDGETVVYGRPLVLRALAAMAESSVSNVARTRAVIVKVWQARDSDMLKGSTVDSLDHTTGCNDWEWYVAPISTAMSLA encoded by the coding sequence ATGCCGCGTAAAAAGGCTGCAGACCGCGTGGGTCCGGTCAAGACCCGAAGCCGTAGCGGTTGCAAGGAATGCCGCGCGAGTCGAGTCCGCTGTGACACACAAAAGCCGATCTGCACCAGGTGTCGGGAACGGGGCTTAGTTTGCTCAACGCAACTGGTACTGAAATGGGAGTCAGAGTTTGTGAGCCGAGGGCTGGCCTTTGGTCGAGCTGGTGTTTGGAGTAAGTCCGGCTCTCAATCCAAGACATCGCCGTCCTCAGCTTCGCTATTGGATGACGACCAAGAATGGTGCGATATCCCTTTCGTTGAGTCTTGGGGATTTGTCAATAGCGGGGTCTCAACTTTTGAGCAACCGGACCAAGTCAACGTTGCTTGTGATGAATTAAATGCGGTGGTGGTTCGcgacaaaggaaaaggaagactCGCAGTCAAGTCAAGCTGGCCTGCACTAGTAGATATCTCCGAATATGGGCCAATTTTACAACAGCTGCCGCAGCCTACAGCATCTTTATCGTTGTTTCCCCCTGTTACTGGGCAAAACCAGGGGCACCTTTTCGAGTATTATCTTCAGCAAGTGTGTCCTCGTACAACTGCCAGCTCGAAGCTGTCATCGCCATTTGCGTCAATCATTCTTCCATTTTGTCTATCTGCGTCACCAATCCTGTTCAAAGCGATCCAGGCACTGGGGGCATGTCACTGGTCTCGATTTGATCCGACCTACGGGGTCATAGGGCTCCATCTCATGTCCGAAGCGTTGAGGGGCCTCCGCCATCGACTTGCAACGGAAGGGACCTTGAGCTGCTCAACGGATCCTGAAGTGCTGGCtatcatgatgatgctgtgCCTGTACGAAATAGTGGATAATTGTGACGAGCGCTGGACGATTCACCTAAAGGGGGCCAAGGACCTGATCCGCCTCAGAAGGCAACAGACAATGCTTTCCAAGCCCCGTGGCGCTCAGGATCCTATCACAACCTTTGCCGAattattctttgcttttcaaGACGTCATGGGCCGTACTGCTTGCGGTGAGGAAGTGTTATTCGGAAGTGATTATTGGCAAGAGAATGAGCGGAACATTGATTTGTGGATGGGCTGCAGTCCGGAACTTGTATCTATACTGTCTTCGATTACAGAATTGAGCCGGACAAGACGCCAGCTTACTTCCGATTCCGCTCGTGCGGCTTTCTCTCTACGAGCAGCTTCTTTGGGACACAAACTCGAGAACTTAGTCCAGGAAATcgatggtgatgacgatggcgacGATCAAACTCTCCAGACTGCCGCAGAGTTGAAGCGGTTGGCTGCGGTATTGTATTTGCATTGTGCTTTACATGGGGCGTCACCGTCTACCCCGTTGGTTGTTACCTACGTCCGAAAGATTCTACGACTCGTTTCAGATTTGCTAGATTCTGGATCACTAGTTAGTATGACATGGCCTGTCTTTGTGGCTGCTGTGGAATTAGATCCTCTTCACGATGAGGTGTGGTCCGATGGCGAGACTGTTGTGTACGGGCGACCTCTTGTGCTACGTGCGTTGGCTGCGATGGCGGAATCGAGTGTCTCGAATGTTGCGCGCACGAGAGCAGTCATCGTCAAGGTATGGCAGGCTAGGGACAGTGACATGCTGAAGGGGTCCACCGTTGATTCGTTGGATCATACGACGGGCTGTAATGATTGGGAATGGTATGTTGCGCCAATTAGTACTGCCATGAGTTTGGCATGA
- the optE gene encoding small oligopeptide transporter, OPT family (sexual differentiation process protein ISP4) — protein sequence MSQSRSRGQQSADVEECPHDPTLQGDGAPKKPVTAEEALEIAIGESQDVEYTIDSDNSPYLEVRANVPNTDDPTLPINTFRMWFLGIVFTLVGTGVNQFFSMRYPSVTITSLVAQLISYPVGCFFAKAMPIMTIRVRGREIPINPDHHFNVKEHAVITIMSNLSFNQSWASAIIQAQKVYLDMPTPVGYQILLALSMQMFGLGLAGLSYRYIIEPPHMIWPSTLANAALFQTLHSGANPIADGWRISRYRFFLYVFIGSFCWYWLPGYIFTGLSTFAFICWAAPNNKVVNNLFGMTTGLGYMPTTFDWSQIAYNTSPLTIPFWAQANVFAGWFCIYAVIAPILYYTNTWYTAHLPLTGSDAYDNTGNLYNSTRILNDEGAIDDAKYREYSPIFLPITFALCYGVGFAVLSCLLTHVVLYHSKDILDTFRGQNKKDVHARLLSRYPDVAWWWYAILTVIVVAVAIMVQYVWNTGLPFWGLFITLALATLYVIPVGTVYAVANLNANVLTVLGEIVSGYLLKGKPLVLLIFKFYAYTGLSQAMYYGADMKLGLYMKIPRRTLFVAQLIACILGTLTQNGVLLWMLGHVKDVCASDQPNNFTCPQGRVNYNSAVFWGAIGPARLYNIGQRYSGLLHMFWIGALLPIITFFLRRRYPNSRVLNAIHWPIFFAGTGNLPPATGINYSTAFVVSLIFNKIIKGRRPNWWAKYNYVLSAALDSGVAVSAILIFFSLVLPGVSLNWWGNNVNSGTVDSKGTPWLELKPNETFGESTWS from the exons ATGAGTCAATCACGGTCTCGAGGACAGCAGAGtgcagatgttgaagaatgcCCTCATGATCCAACCTTGCAGGGTGATGGCGCTCCCAAGAAGCCCGTGACGGCCGAGGAAGCCTTGGAAATTGCCATTGGAGAAAGTCAAGATGTCGAGTATACCATTGACTCAGATAACTCTCCTTACCTGGAGGTCCGTGCCAATGTACCGAATACGGATGATCCGACGTTGCCAATCAACACCTTTCGAATGTGGTTTTTAGGGATTGTATTTACCCTG GTCGGCACGGGCGTGAATCAATTCTTCTCCATGCGCTATCCCAGTGTTACAATCACCTCCTTGGTAGCCCAGCTTATAAGCTACCCCGTTGGATGCTTTTTTGCAAAGGCAATGCCTATCATGACGATACGCGTCCGGGGTAGGGAAATCCCTATCAATCCTGACCACCATTTCAATGTCAAGGAACACGCAGTAATTACGATCATGTCGAATCTTAGTTTCAACCAGTCATGG GCCAGTGCTATCATACAGGCACAAAAAGTGTATCTGGACATGCCGACTCCCGTAGGTTACCAAATCTTGCTAGCTTTGTCTATGCAGATGTTCGGACTTGGCCTTGCGGGGCTATCGTACAGATATATAATAGAGCCACCGCATATG ATTTGGCCTTCTACTTTGGCCAATGCAGCTCTATTCCAAACTTTGCATAGTGGCGCAAATCCTATAGCAGATGGCTGGAGAATTTCCCGGTATCGGTTCTTCTTGTACGTCTTCATTGGCAGCTTTTGCTGGTACTGGCTTCctggatatatattcacCGGGCTAAGTACCTTTGCTTTTATCTGCTGGGCAGCTCCAA ACAACAAAGTGGTGAACAATTTGTTTGGAATGACGACTGGTCTCGGATACATGCCTACCACATTTGACTGGAGCCAGATTGCCTACAACACTTCACCCTTAACAATCCCATTTTGGGCACAAGCGAATGTCTTTGCGGGTTGGTTCTGCATTTACGCTGTCATCGCGCCGATCCTGTACTATACCAATACCTGGTATACTGCCCACCTTCCTCTGACAGGTTCTGACGCTTACGACAATACTGGAAATCTCTACAACTCGACTCGGATTTTGAATGATGAGGGTGCAATTGATGATGCTAAGTATCGGGAATACAGCCCCATTTTCTTACCCATCACCTTTGCGCTGTGCTATGGCGTTGGGTTTGCCGTTCTGAGTTGTCTTTTGACTCACGTGGTCCTCTATCATTCCAAAGATATTCTTGATACTTTCAGGGGCCAAAATAAGAAGGACGTACATGCCCGTTTGCTTTCACGCTATCCTGATGttgcatggtggtggtatgcGATCTTGACA GTTATCGTCGTGGCTGTTGCCATTATGGTCCAATATGTCTGGAACACAGGACTTCCTTTCTGGGGTCTATTTATTACCTTAGCTTTGGCTACGCTCTATGTGATTCCGGTCGGAACTGTGTATGCCGTGGCGAACCTCAATGCCAATGTTCTAACTGTTTTGGGCGAAATTGTGTCTGGCTATTTGCTCAAGGGAAAGCCGCTCGTCcttctgatcttcaag TTTTATGCATACACTGGTCTTAGTCAAGCAATGTACTACGGTGCTGACATGAAG CTTGGCTTGTACATGAAGATCCCACGGCGAACACTGTTTGTTGCACAGTTGATTGCCTGTATCCTCGGCACTCTGACACAAA ATGGTGTTTTGCTGTGGATGCTTGGGCATGTCAAGGACGTATGCGCAAGCGACCAGCCAAACAATTTCACCTGCCCTCAAGGCCGGGTTAATTATAACAGTGCTGTATTCTGGGGAG CCATTGGACCTGCACGACTTTACAATATTGGACAGAGGTATTCTGGACTTCTTCACATGTTCTGGATCGGTGCACTACTCCCCATTATTACATTTTTTCTTCGAAGGAGATATCCCAATAGCCGCGTCTTGAACGCGATCCACTGGCCAATTTTTTTTGCTGGGACGGGAAACCTACCACCGGCG ACTGGTATCAACTACTCCACGGCGTTTGTGGTCAGTTTAATTTTCAACAAG ATCATCAAAGGTCGTCGACCAAATTGGTGGGCCAAGTACAACTATGTCCTGTCCGCAGCCCTAGACTCCGGTGTCGCTGTATCTGCTATcctgattttcttttcattggTACTTCCTGGCGTCAGCCTTAACTGGTGGGGAAACAATGTTAATAGCGGAACGGTTGACAGTAAAGGCACCCCATGGTTAGAGTTGAAGCCGAACGAGACGTTCGGCGAGAGCACTTGGTCATGA
- a CDS encoding NAD(P)/FAD-dependent oxidoreductase (FAD-dependent oxidoreductase) produces MTVTKSSSILIIGAGTWGASTALHLGRRGYTNVTVLDPYTVPSAISAGNDVNKIISSGQYSNKKDEIEVNEILAEEAFKGWTTDPLFKPYYHDTGVVMSACSSAGLDRLGIRVRPEEEPDVSEVTKPEHFRQLAPAVLKGNFPGWRGYHIRSNAGWAHARNALVAAIREAEKLGVKFVTGTQGRVITLIFENNDVKGAVTADGKIWRAEQTVLCAGANAAQFLDFKDQLRPTAWTLAHIRLKPEERALYKNLPVIFNIEKGFFFEPDEERGEIKICDEHPGYTNMVKSADGHLTSLPFEKTQIPKESEARVRALLSETMPQLADRPFSFARVCWCADTANREFIIDRHPEHPSLVLGCGASGRGFKYLPSIGNLIVDAIEDKVPEKVHKLTRWSPDIAVDRKWRDTLGRFGGPNRVMDFHDVKEWTNVQNKDTAKL; encoded by the exons ATGACTGTCACCAAATCTTCCTCAATCCTGATCATCGGCGCAGGCACTTGGGGCGCTTCAACTGCCCTTCACCTTGGTCGCAGAGGATACACCAATGTCACCGTCCTAGACCCTTACACAGTGCCCTCAGCAATTTCAGCTGGAAATGACGTGAACAAGATCATCTCCTCGGGGCAATACAGCAACAAAAAGGATGAGATTGAAGTTAACGAAATTCTCGCCGAGGAGGCATTCAAAGGCTGGACAACCGACCCTTTGTTCAAGCCATACTACCACGACACTGGCGTTGTAATGTCTGCTTGCAGCAGCGCCGGTCTGGATCGCCTCGGAATCCGAGTAAGGCCGGAAGAGGAACCTGATGTTTCCGAAGTCACGAAGCCGGAGCACTTCCGCCAACTGGCCCCCGCTGTGCTGAAAGGAAACTTCCCGGGGTGGAGAGGCTACCACATTCGTTCGAACGCTGGCTGGGCGCACGCCCGAAATGCCCTCGTGGCCGCTATACGCGAAGCAGAGAAACTTGGTGTTAAATTCGTAACAGGCACCCAAGGAAGAGTCATCACCCTTATCTTCGAGAACAACGACGTCAAGGGCGCAGTCACCGCCGACGGAAAGATCTGGCGCGCGGAGCAAACAGTTCTCTGCGCTGGCGCAAATGCTGCGCAGTTCTTGGATTTTAAGGACCAGCTCCGCCCAACGGCATGGACACTCGCCCATATCCGGCTCAAACCTGAGGAACGCGCGCTCTACAAAAACTTGCCGGTGATTTTCAACATTGAGAAAGGATTTTTCTTCGAGCCTGATGAGGAGCGCGGGGAGATCAAGATCTGCGACGAACATCCGGGATACACTAACATGGTTAAATCTGCGGATGGCCACTTGACGAGTTTGCCCTTTGAGAAGACCCAGATCCCCAAGGAGTCTGAAGCTAGAGTCAGAGCTTTACTATCGGAGACCATGCCTCAATTAGCCGATCGCCCATTTAGCTTCGCCCGCGTTTGCTGGTGTGCGGACACCGCAAACCGTGAATTCATCATTGACCGCCACCCTGAACACCCGTCTCTTGTTTTGGGATGCGGTGCTTCCGGAAGGG GTTTCAAATATCTCCCCTCAATCGGCAACCTCATTGTTGACGCCATTGAAGACAAAGTCCCAGAGAAAGTTCACAAGCTTACGAGGTGGAGTCCAGACATTGCTGTTGACAGAAAGTGGAGGGACACTCTGGGGCGCTTTGGAGGGCCTAACCGTGTCATGGACTTCCATGATGTCAAGGAATGGACTAACGTGCAGAACAAGGATACTGCGAAGCTGTAG
- a CDS encoding phosphatase PAP2 family protein (lipid phosphate phosphatase and related enzymes of the PAP2 family), whose product MPRSGLSAASFSHPAQSGVAGAVARFYQRSFPAVDYLALGCIVGGWILIQLFVTPFHRLFSLDNKAIQYPFAVVERVPVVWSIIYAGVIPFVIVLLWAATFRPKPYKVQVTILGFLVALMLTSLLTDIIKNAVGRPRPDLISRCIPKRGTPENKLVAWTEGWRSFPSGHSSFSFSGLGYLSFFLSGQMHVFRPRTDLCRCLVALVPFLCALMIAISRLDDYRHDVYDVTCGSILGTVVSYFSYRRYYPSLRSVICDMPYDKAGMAGEEGFHKLPSDEEQQVQRPGVPSHQWGAEDEVYQLSETSSSPRRV is encoded by the exons ATGCCTCGTAGTGGCTTATCCGCTGCATCGTTTTCTCACCCAGCGCAATCCGGTGTAGCCGGCGCTGTCGCTCGTTTCTATCAGCGATCGTTTCCAGCGGTTGACTATCTGGCACTAGGATGCATTGTAGGAGGTTGGATCTTG ATCCAGCTGTTTGTGACCCCATTTCATCGTCTGTTTTCGCTCGACAATAAGGCCATCCAATATCCCTTCGCTGTAGTGGAAAGAGTTCCCGTTG TATGGTCCATAATATACGCTGGCGTCATTCCGTTCGTAATAGTGCTCTTGTGGGCTGCTACATTCCGACCGAAGCCTTACAAAGTCCAAGTAACTATACTTGGTTTCCTGGTCGCATTAATGTTGACTTCGCTGCTCACGGATATAATCAAGAATGCTGTGGGACGACCTCGCCCTGACTTAATTTCACGCTGCATTCCGAAGAGGGGTACCCCCGAAAACAAGCTCGTTGCCTGGACT gaaggatggagaagtTTTCCGAGCGGCCACAGCAGCTTTTCATTTAGCGGGCTGGGATATCTGTCCTT CTTCCTGTCCGGCCAAATGCATGTATTTCGACCAAGGACCGATCTTTGCCGCTGCCTTGTGGCTCTTGTGCCTTTTCTCTGCGCATTGATGATTGCGATTTCTCGTCTCGATGATTATAGACATGATGTATATGATGTCACATGTGGTTCTATCTTAGGGACTGTGGTTTCCTACTTTTCGTACCGTCGCTACTATCCCTCTCTTCGGTCCGTTATCTGCGACATGCCCTACGACAAAGCTGGAATGGCCGGCGAAGAGGGATTTCACAAGCTGCCCAGTGACGAGGAACAACAGGTGCAGAGACCTGGGGTTCCGTCCCATCAGTGGGGAGCTGAGGATGAAGTTTACCAACTTAGTgaaacttcatcttcgccacGTCGGGTGTAG
- the med7 gene encoding mediator complex subunit MED7 (transcriptional coactivator) — MADAGQQRPLTAFAPPPPLWKHFTPDNLKKLDEIKKNASKGEDGKPQKKKWTPTELRALDVPPELHFLVPPEIPKSGHYSVFGELQSLSTALPSLQDQGITQLYPSPPTGDADREQPSEPSQPLNHAYYLLKISKSLLLNFLEFVGILSVAPEQFESKVEDLRNLFINAHHLLNLYRPHQARESLILMMEEQLSRTREEIQQMDKLKEEITGALEQLKKDGVDVDAAPIEAPDNDTKKPNVSEEKAIEDTRLVWELLDENN, encoded by the exons atGGCCGACGCCGGACAGCAACGACCTCTCACAGCTTTCGCTCCGCCGCCTCCTTTGTGGAAACACTTCACGCCGGATAATCTCAAAAAGCTAGACGAGATCAAGAAAAATGCATCCAAAGGCGAGGACGGAAAaccgcagaagaagaagtggacgCCAACTGAATTGCGGGCTCTCGACGTACCACCagagcttcattttctcgttCCGCCAGAGATACCCAAATCAGGCCATTACAGTGTATTCGGAGAACTACAAAGC CTCTCCACGGCtctcccttccctccaagATCAAGGCATTACACAGCTTTATCCTTCCCCGCCGACAGGTGACGCCGACCGGGAACAGCCCTCAGAGCCTTCCCAGCCACTGAATCACGCGTATTATCTCCTCAAGATCAGCAAATCGTTGCTTCTAAACTTCCTGGAATTCGTGGGCATTCTTTCAGTAGCCCCTGAGCAGTTCGAATCCAAAGTGGAGGACTTGCGCAATTTGTTCATCAACGCGCATCATCTTCTGAACCTGTATCGACCTCACCAAGCGCGGGAATCTCTCAttctgatgatggaggaaCAGCTGAGTCGCACCAGGGAGGAGATTCAGCAAATGGACAAATTAAAGGAGGAAATTACTGGGGCCCTCGAACAACTGAAGAAGGACGGGGTTGACGTGGACGCAGCACCCATCGAGGCTCCTGATAATGACACGAAGAAACCCAATGtctcagaagaaaaagcaattgaAGATACGCGCTTGGTCTGGGAACTCTTGGATGAAAACAATTGA
- a CDS encoding putative C6 transcription factor (predicted protein), translating into MSVVSQLTGIPFLLPEGQEWVQSRTGQKLDVEKLSPTRPPWEKQRALNTCAMYSDLQTGAIFDLPDRTVVELHLERYRLSLIQSIFPIVDKELFQETIDAVYQQPQPDSCYVESSLRACIFAFLAFSSLIMEPCHEGIAPQPPPVDGEKYFMKAHLLIPQILQGTPTLDGVQAIASLSLNQALYELFTGSLQSANYFGTLVARMLFMLGAHTSLPDETEYPKTTAGDHRSRVQRQLRIIFWLCFTVEKDVCIRIGQPQMFTDENCDLTLPTGYVEQLYEDIKVHHFAKEIPRTEITGYPLFPVDLRLSIIKSRAYSTLYSFKALKKTDAEILKDIRELDDELERWRMSIPLEWRPTLSFSHETPDPNVSMHSVMLRLNYHLCMTIIHQASSRCKSWAKGQGGVMDGVSSSLALSVEASRSTLLYIEAAEHVLVDGIFWTLIFYPMSALLAIFCNILQNPSDPQATKDVRLLRTATGMMERLFSRQPFAVAEIVHIKLVADFVSELYRLATCAIEKAWNERSR; encoded by the exons ATGAGCGTTGTGAGCCAGCTCACAGGCATCCCGTTCTTGTTACCCGAGGGCCAGGAATGGGTTCAATCGCGAACTGGGCAAAAGTTGGACGTCGAAAAGCTAAGTCCTACTAGGCCTCCATGGGAGAAACAACGTGCATTGAATACATGTGCAATGTACAGCGATTTGCAGACGGGAGCTATATTTGATCTTCCGGATAGAACCGTCGTGgagcttcatcttgaaaGATATCGGTTATCCCTTATTCAGAGCATATTTCCCATTGTGGACAAAGAGCTATTCCAGGAGACCATTGATGCCGTCTATCAGCAGCCTCAGCCCGATTCTTGCTACGTAGAGTCAAGTTTAAGAGCGtgcatctttgcttttttggcATTCTCGTCTCTTATCATGGAACCCTGTCATGAAGGGATAGCACCTCAACCCCCACCTGTTGATGGCGAGAAATACTTTATGAAAGCACATCTTCTGATACCCCAGATTCTGCAAGGGACTCCAACACTGGATGGTGTCCAGGCAATTGCATCACTG TCTTTGAACCAGGCCTTGTACGAGCTATTCACCGGTAGCCTGCAATCTGCAAACTACTTCGGCACTCTTGTAGCACGCATGCTATTCATGCTAGGTGCTCATACTTCCCTTCCAGACGAAACTGAATACCCAAAAACAACTGCCGGAGACCATCGCTCTCGAGTACAACGGCAACTCAGAATTATCTTCTGGCTTTGCTTCACCGTTGAGAAAGATGTCTGCATTCGGATTGGGCAACCCCAGATGTTCACAGACGAAAACTGCGATCTAACCTTGCCAACCGGCTACGTCGAACAATTGTACGAAGACATCAAGGTACACCATTTCGCCAAGGAAATACCAAGGACCGAAATAACAGGATATCCGCTCTTTCCTGTCGACCTTCGCCTGAGTATCATCAAGTCACGCGCCTACAGCACACTCTACTCATTCAAGGCTCTCAAGAAAACCGACGCTGAGATTCTAAAAGACATCCGCGAGCTCGACGACGAGCTGGAGCGCTGGCGAATGTCCATCCCTCTCGAATGGCGACcaaccttgtccttctcccACGAAACCCCCGACCCAAACGTCAGCATGCACTCCGTCATGCTGCGCCTAAACTACCACCTCTGCATGACAATCATCCACCAGGCCAGCAGCCGCTGCAAATCCTGGGCCAAGGGCCAAGGCGGCGTGATGGACGGCGTGAGTTCCAGCCTCGCGCTCTCCGTCGAAGCCAGTCGTTCGACCCTCCTCTACATCGAAGCCGCGGAGCATGTCCTCGTCGACGGAATTTTCTG GACCCTAATCTTCTACCCCATGTCCGCCCTCCTCGCAATCTTCTGCAACATCCTCCAGAACCCATCCGACCCGCAGGCCACAAAGGACGTGCGCCTCCTTCGAACAGCAACGGGTATGATGGAGCGATTATTCTCGCGACAGCCCTTCGCAGTCGCGGAGATCGTGCATATCAAGCTCGTGGCCGACTTCGTCTCCGAGTTGTATAGACTTGCTACTTGTGCTATTGAAAAAGCGTGGAATGAGCGTTCTCGTTAG
- a CDS encoding putative serine/threonine protein kinase ENV7 (serine/threonine protein kinase/TGF-beta stimulated factor), translated as MAQYFFDLLYNFTDCMCCFPSTPQLKINNRSFKMLRLLGEGGFSYVYLVQDKATSELFALKKIRCPFGQESVSQALKEVEAYNLFASQSNIIHSIDHSVSTESGSKFRADGGEAGSKTVYILLPYYQRGNLQDAINANLVNQTRFPEKRLMVLMLGVATALRAMHQYRVKSGAGPTRKAKAVRREGEEVDTSMRMSKPKRRATQVADDEDSENEPLMDDEVTRSQEGVQDGGLRPYAHRDIKPGNIMIDDDGQTPVLMDLGSLAPSPIAITSRSLALAVQDTAAEHSTMPYRAPELFDVKTGSIIDTKVDIWSLGCTLYACLVGKSPFEARSEETGGSLSMCVLGGDWRFPDEKPGTSKGKGKAGDESRKDATTTISAPVKDVVRKCLQVEPADRPDIDELIQILKDVIKDLPDDDELAGSSR; from the exons ATGGCGCAATATTTCTTCGACCTCCTGTATAACTTTACCGATTGCATGTGCTGCTTCCCCAGCACGCCGCAgctcaagatcaacaatCGCAGCTTTAAAATGCTCCGCCTTCTGGGTGAG GGTGGCTTCTCCTACGTGTACCTAGTTCAAGACAAAGCCACCTCGGAGCTGTTTGCGCTGAAAAAGATCCGATGCCCCTTTGGTCAGGAGTCGGTCTCTCAAGCACTGAAAGAGGTAGAGGCCTATAATCTGTTCGCATCACAATCCAATATCATCCATTCGATTGATCACTCTGTGTCCACCGAGTCAGGTTCGAAGTTCCGCGCCGATGGCGGAGAAGCCGGGTCGAAGACTGTTTATATCCTCCTGCCTTACTATCAACGAGGGAATCTACAGGATGCCATCAATGCCAACCTAGTCAACCAAACTCGATTTCCGGAGAAGCGATTGATGGTGCTGATGCTGGGCGTCGCCACTGCGCTCCGGGCCATGCATCAATATCGTGTCAAGAGCGGTGCCGGGCCTACTCGCAAGGCGAAGGCAGTAAGAAGGGAAGGCGAAGAGGTCGATACATCCATGCGCATGAGCAAGCCTAAGCGCCGAGCAACCCAGGTggcagatgacgaagattCCGAGAACGAACCattgatggatgatgaggtCACAAGGAGTCAAGAAGGCGTGCAAGACGGAGGTTTGCGCCCATACGCACATAGAGATATCAAGCCTG GCAACatcatgattgatgatgatggacaaACACCAGTGCTGATGGATCTCGGTTCCCTCGCCCCCAGCCCCATTGCTATCACTTCGCGTTCACTTGCTTTGGCAGTCCAAGATACTGCTGCAGAACATAGTACGATGCCATACCGAGCACCAGAGCTTTTTGATGTGAAGACCGGCTCCATAATCGACACTAAAGTCGACATCTGGTCTTTGGGGTGTACTCTCTACGCTTGCTTGGTAGGCAAGAGCCCCTTTGAAGCACGTAGCGAGGAGACCGGTGGTAGCCTAAGTATGTGCGTCCTGGGTGGAGACTGGCGTTTCCCTGATGAGAAACCTGGTACCAGTaagggcaagggcaaagCAGGCGATGAGTCTCGCAAAGATGCTACAACAACGATCAGTGCGCCTGTGAAGGATGTCGTTCGGAAGTGTTTGCAAGTCGAACCAGCAGATCGACCGGACATTGACGAATTGATCCAGATCCTGAAAGACGTCATTAAGGATTTGCCAGATGATGACGAGCTTGCTGGCAGCTCACGCTAA